The genomic window tttttgaagtaaataaaattataattttttacttttttattttaaagtaaataaggttaatttttttgagtataaacctaaaatttaatgtattttattttttatttattaaaaacaaaaatctaatatatatatatatattatatgcatattaAGAGTATTGTTATCAATATTCCgaacctaattatttttctaattttactcTACCTGAATCACCCGAACTTGAATTCATGTTTAAAAGATCTAAAAATCGTCTTCTAAATATCTATACCAACTTGGAAAAgtcaaaacaaatgaaaagggAAAGCTGCTCTTGTCTGCATTCCACCATTACTCTACTCACTTCTcttgcaattaattaattaattgatattattttattgtttccaatTATTCTCTGCTTTGCTATGCTCTTTCAATGGCTGTATTGCTTCGCTGAAAGTAGAGACTAAACAAACGCAATCTCTCCCTTCCCAAAGGCTAAAACTCAACCCCAATGGCCCGAAGATCCATTCCCCTCCTCAGACAACTCTGGACCTTACCGTCTTTTAATCTCACACCAACTCGATCCGTCACCTACATGCCCCGCCCAGGCGACGGTGCGCCGCGAGCCGTTACCTTGATCCCTGGTGACGGGATCGGACCTCTTGTGACGGGTGCTGTGGAGCAAGTGATGGAAGCGATGCACGCGCCTCTATATTTCGAGCGATACGAGGTTCACGGCGACATGGAGCGCGTGCCTGAAGAAGTGATCCAATCAATTAAGAAGAACAAAGTCTGTTTGAAAGGAGGATTGGCTACGCCGATGGGAGGAGGTGTGAGCTCGCTTAATGTGCAACTGAGAAGAGAGCTGGATTTGTACGCTTCGCTCGTCAATTGCTTCAATTTGCCTGGCTTGCCCACAAGGCATCAGGATGTTGATATTGTGGTGATCAGAGAGAACACCGAAGGCGAGTACTCTGGCCTCGAACACGAGGTCGTCCCTGGAGTCGTCGAGAGTCTTAAGGTACTCTGTTTGACTCCACTCTCCACTCTTTGTCTTGTGCTGCTAATTCtgaataaaatttagaaatattctATTTTTATGTTATGTGTCTCATACTGATATTACTCTATTGCTAGTTGATAACAAAGTTCTGTTCGGAGCGCATTGCAAAATATGCATTTGAATACGCTTATTTAAACAATAGAAAGAAAGTGACCGCCGTGCATAAAGCCAACATCATGAAGCTTGCTGATGGGTTGTTCTTGGAATCTTGCCGAGAGGTTTCTACCAAGTATCCAGGGATTAAGTACAATGAAATAATCGTGGACAATTGCTGTATGCAGCTTGTTTCCAAGCCTGAGCAGTTTGATGTCATGGTATTCATATCCTTCCCTCCCTGCTATTAATTTGAGAATTTCATATGCACTgcttaaatttagaattttatctTCTAGTCCCTAGAGCAACAACCTAGAGCAAGTGGtgctaaaaataatgaaattagacACTATGATATGGTATTCCACTACCATACTGTTGGGATATCTCTGTTTTACTGGAGATTGCATAGTCCTGGCAATATCAATGAAAGTAGATTATTCTAAGAGGCTATACTAACTTGGTAGAAAATAGGTGATTATTGTTCAACTCTCTAACTTGCTTCttgctttattttcttattatagtTAATGATAAATTATGTTGGCTATTTTTTTTTTAGGTAACACCCAATCTTTATGGCAATTTAGTTGCAAATACAGCTGCTGGTATTGCTGGGGGCACTGGATTTATGCCTGGAGGTACACCTATTGACACTTGATGGTCTTTTGTAATGTTTTCTTCTGTTTGTTAAATATTTGCTACCTTGACCTTTTCTGGAATGGGCTACATTGTTTTGTTGGATCATTGATGAATATAGCTTTGGTTCTCTTGACCAAAAGTAGAGAGTGGTGATtctgaaatcattaaaaatcaaatattcatgcctatccattttatttttttgtttttcctttcaatAAGAGGAATGAAAACTGCCTATTAAGCAATAGCAAATGCTCATGTTTTAGTAGACCATGTAATGAAGATGTGTAATTGCCATAAGAGGAATTTTGAACCGTGTACTCTTCTCTCTGTTTTAGTAATCTTGTTTCCTTAAATACTTTTCAGCACTGGATATGTATCTTTTTACATTGAAAGCCAGGTGAATTTTCACTCCACTTTATTCAGTTTTCTAATGGTTAGGTTATAAGATATTGTTGGCAGAAAAGGTACCACCAGTTTGGTATAGTGTTGGGATCTCACTGAATCATGAATGTATGACTAACATTTTGTTCAATTTCTGGGGTGCTGTTTTTGCAGGCAATGTTGGGGCTGATCATGCTGTTTTCGAGCAAGGGGCTTCTGCAGGAAATGTGGGCAATGTGAATCTGGTGGAACAGAAGAAAGCAAACCCTGTGGCCCTGCTTCTGTCGTCTGCTATGATGTTAAGACATCTGCAGTTTCCCTCATTTGCAGATCGATTGGAAACTGCTGTGGAACGGGTTATATCAGATGGCAAGTACCGTACAAAGGACCTTGGAGGAACTAGTACTACTCAAG from Gossypium hirsutum isolate 1008001.06 chromosome D12, Gossypium_hirsutum_v2.1, whole genome shotgun sequence includes these protein-coding regions:
- the LOC107945781 gene encoding isocitrate dehydrogenase [NAD] regulatory subunit 1, mitochondrial isoform X2, which codes for MARRSIPLLRQLWTLPSFNLTPTRSVTYMPRPGDGAPRAVTLIPGDGIGPLVTGAVEQVMEAMHAPLYFERYEVHGDMERVPEEVIQSIKKNKVCLKGGLATPMGGGVSSLNVQLRRELDLYASLVNCFNLPGLPTRHQDVDIVVIRENTEGEYSGLEHEVVPGVVESLKFCSERIAKYAFEYAYLNNRKKVTAVHKANIMKLADGLFLESCREVSTKYPGIKYNEIIVDNCCMQLVSKPEQFDVMVTPNLYGNLVANTAAGIAGGTGFMPGGNVGADHAVFEQGASAGNVGNVNLVEQKKANPVALLLSSAMMLRHLQFPSFADRLETAVERVISDGKYRTKDLGGTSTTQEVIDAVIAALD
- the LOC107945781 gene encoding isocitrate dehydrogenase [NAD] regulatory subunit 1, mitochondrial isoform X1, producing the protein MARRSIPLLRQLWTLPSFNLTPTRSVTYMPRPGDGAPRAVTLIPGDGIGPLVTGAVEQVMEAMHAPLYFERYEVHGDMERVPEEVIQSIKKNKVCLKGGLATPMGGGVSSLNVQLRRELDLYASLVNCFNLPGLPTRHQDVDIVVIRENTEGEYSGLEHEVVPGVVESLKLITKFCSERIAKYAFEYAYLNNRKKVTAVHKANIMKLADGLFLESCREVSTKYPGIKYNEIIVDNCCMQLVSKPEQFDVMVTPNLYGNLVANTAAGIAGGTGFMPGGNVGADHAVFEQGASAGNVGNVNLVEQKKANPVALLLSSAMMLRHLQFPSFADRLETAVERVISDGKYRTKDLGGTSTTQEVIDAVIAALD